DNA from Roseomonas gilardii subsp. gilardii:
CTGGGCCGAGGGGGCGGGGGTGGTACCCGCCGAGCGGATCGGCTTGTCGGTGGGCGGCCCTTCCTCCTGCGCCTGCGGCGTCTGCGAGAAGAGGCGGAAGAGGAACCAGATCCCGGCGCCGAAGACGACGAAATAGACGATGGCGAAGGCCACGAGCGATGTGGCCACGGCCGGCGCCCCGACCGGCGCGACGCTGTGGGCCGTCGTCAGGTGGCCATAGACGGTGAAGGGCTGCCGCCCGGCCTCCGTCACGATCCAGCCCGCCGTCACGGCGAGCAGCCCGGCGGGGCCCATGGCGATGGCAGCGCGCAGCAGCCAGGGCGTGTCGTAGAGCCGCCCGCGCAGGCGCAGCACGAGGCTGCTGAGCCCCAGCGCGATCATCAGCAGGCCGAGCGCCACCATGACGCGGAAGGCGAAGAAGACCAGCGGGATGTTGGTCGGCCAGTGGTCGCGCGGCAGGTCCTTCAGCCCGCGCACCTCGCCGGTCCAGCTATGGGTGAGGTAGAGGCTGGCGAGGTTCGGGATGCCGATCTGCAACCGCGTCCGCTCCTCCTCCGCCGAGGGAATGCCGAAGAGGATGGCGGGGGCGCCGCGCTCCGTCTCGAAATGCCCCTCCATGGCGGCGAGCTTGGCGGGCTGGTGGTGGAAGGTGTTGCCACCATGCAGGTCGCCCAGCACCGCCTGGATGGGCGCCACGATGGTGAGCATCCACATCGCCATGGAGAACATCACCCGGGCACGCGGATTGGCCTCCCGCGTGCCGAGCGTGTCGTTGCGCCGCTCCCGCAGCACATGGAAGGCGCCGACCGCGCCGACGATCAGCGCGGTGGTGAGATAGGCGCCCGTGACGGTGTGCAGGAAGCGGTAGGGGAAGGAAGGGTTGAAGATGATCGCCCACCAGTCCTCCGGATGGAAGCTGCCATCGGGCGCGAGGCTGAAGCCCTGCGGCGTCTGCATCCAGGAATTGGCGGAGAGGATCCAGAAGGCGGAGAAGCAGGTGCCGAGCGCCACGAGGCAGGTGGCGGTGAAGTGCAGCCCCTTGCCCACGCGCTCCAGCCCGAAGAGCATCACGCCGAGGAAGCCGGCCTCCAGGAAGAAGGCGGTCAGCACCTCATAGCCCAGCAGCGGCCCGAGGATCGGCCCCGCCAGGCGCGACAGCTCCGACCAGTTGGTGCCGAACTGGTAGGACATGACGATGCCCGAGACCACGCCCATGGCGAAGGCGACGGCGAAGATCTTCAGCCAGTAGCGGAAGGTGTCGAGATAGACGGCATTCCCCGTCCAGAGCCAGCGTGCCTCCAGCACCGCGAGGTAGGAGGCGAGGCCGATGGTGAAGGCGGGAAAGAGGAAGTGCCAGACCACGACGAAGGCGAACTGGAAGCGGGCGAGGTCCAGCGCGCTGGGCAGCAGGGACTCGATCATGGGCGGGGGCTCCACGGATTCGGGCATCGCGCGCCGGCAGTTGAGCGCGGTGGGCGGTGCGGGATGGGTCACAAACGCGAGGGCTGGCGCATCAGCCCTCTTTTCCGGGAATGGCTCCCCCGGCTTCCCCAGGGCCGGGCGCGATGGAGACCGCCCTGTCCTTCGCATCGGGCCGGCGGATGGCGAGCGCGTCGCGCAGCCTGTCATGCTCCGCCCCCGACTCCCTGAAAGAGGGCATCATGGAGAGAGAGATGGCCCAGAACATCTATGACGACCCGGAATTCTTCCGTGGCTACAGTCGCCTGGACCGTTCCGTCCACGGGCTGGACGGCGCGCCCGAACGGCCCGCCATCCAGGCGATGCTGCCGGATCTGCGCGGGCGGCGCGTCGTCGATCTCGGCTGCGGCTTCGGCTGGTTCGCCCGCTGGGCGGCGGAACAGGGAGCGGCGCAGCCCGCCCTGGCGGAGGAGATGGACCGGCCGATGATGGCCCTCCTCGCCGCGCAGCGGTGAGGGGGAAGCGGCCCCCCTCGCGTCAGCCCATCCAGCCCGCCGGTCCCCAGAGCAGGGCGGTCAGCACGAGGCCGGTCACGGAAACGATGGTCTGCAGCACCGACCAGGCCCAGACGGTCTGGCCGAGGCGCAGGCCGAAGAATTCCCGGATCATCCAGAAGCCCGCATCGTTGACGTGGCAGAAGAAGACCGAGCCCGAGCCGATCGCCAGCACCAGCAGGGAGGTCTGCGCCGGGGTCAGGCCGAAGCCGCCGACCAGCGGGGCCATCAGTCCGGCCACCGCCGTGGTCGCCACCGTGGCGGAGCCGGTTGCCTGGCGCAGGCAGACGGCGATCAGCCAGGCCAGCAGCACCAGCGGCATGCCGGTGTCCTGCGCGATCTTGCCGAGCGTGCCGGTGATGCCGGCCTCCACCAGCACCTGCTTGAAGCCGCCACCCGCGCCGATGGTCAGCAGCAGGATGGCGATGGGCGGCAGGGCGGCGCTCATCACCTTGCCCACCTCTGTGCGCGTGGTGCCGCGCGCCCAGCCCAGGGCGATGGCGGCGAAAACCACGCTGGTCGCCAGGGCCACGATCGGGGCGCCGACGGCCTCCAGCAGGGTCCGCGCCGCGCCGGGCGCCAGTGCCACCTGCGCCACGGTGCGACAAAGCATCAGAGCGACCGGTAGCAGCAGCACCACCAGCGACAGGGTGAAGGAGGGGCGGGAGCCCGGCGTGACCCAGCTCTCGCCATGCTGCTCCTCCTTCCGTTGCGTCGCGGCCTGCCCGGCCTCCCGCATCGAGGGGATGCGCACGATCACATGGCTGTAGAGCGGCCCGGCCAGGGCCACCGCCGGCAGCGCGACCAGCAGGCCGAAGCCCAGGGTCAGGCCGAGATCCGCATGGAGCTGCGCGATGCCGATCAGCGGCCCGGGATGAGGTGGCACTAGCGCGTGCAATGTCGTCATGCCGGCCAAAGCGGGGATGGCGACCTGCATCACCGGCAGCTTCGTCTTCTGCGCCATGGCGAAGATGATCGGGATCATGATCACCAGCCCGACCTCGAAGAAGAGCGGCAGGCCGATCAGCATGGCGACCAGGGCCAGCAGCCAGGGCAGGCTGCGCGCCGTGGCGTGCCGCAGCACGCCGTCCACGATGCGGTCGGCCGCGCCACCGGCGGTGAGCAGCCCGCCCAACATGGCCCCGAGCGCGATCACCACGCCGATATCGCCCAGCACGCCGCCCGCGCCGTGTTCGAAGGCGGGGGTGAGCCTCTCGATCGGCAGGCCGGTGATCGCGGCGAAGACGCCGGCGCCGAGCATGATGGCGAGGAAGGCAGCGATCCGGCCCCAGGCGATCAGCAGCACGATCGCGCCCAGCGCGACGGCGACGGCGATGAGAAGAAGCGTGTCGCCGCTGTTCCAGGCCGTTGTCATGGGCATCTCTCCACCAGTCCGGGTGGAAGCTCCCGCAGCCTGGAATCCGTGTCAAAGCAGGGCAGCCATGTGACCGCCCGCGAGACGATCCAGGGGCCGGGGCAGGGGGTGGTGCCCCGCCCCGGCGCGCGGCCCCTACTCCGCGGCGGGACGGTAGATCTGGCTGCCGCCGTCGCGGAAGCGTTCCG
Protein-coding regions in this window:
- a CDS encoding cytochrome ubiquinol oxidase subunit I translates to MIESLLPSALDLARFQFAFVVVWHFLFPAFTIGLASYLAVLEARWLWTGNAVYLDTFRYWLKIFAVAFAMGVVSGIVMSYQFGTNWSELSRLAGPILGPLLGYEVLTAFFLEAGFLGVMLFGLERVGKGLHFTATCLVALGTCFSAFWILSANSWMQTPQGFSLAPDGSFHPEDWWAIIFNPSFPYRFLHTVTGAYLTTALIVGAVGAFHVLRERRNDTLGTREANPRARVMFSMAMWMLTIVAPIQAVLGDLHGGNTFHHQPAKLAAMEGHFETERGAPAILFGIPSAEEERTRLQIGIPNLASLYLTHSWTGEVRGLKDLPRDHWPTNIPLVFFAFRVMVALGLLMIALGLSSLVLRLRGRLYDTPWLLRAAIAMGPAGLLAVTAGWIVTEAGRQPFTVYGHLTTAHSVAPVGAPAVATSLVAFAIVYFVVFGAGIWFLFRLFSQTPQAQEEGPPTDKPIRSAGTTPAPSAQHGADPRPQIQPAE
- a CDS encoding GntP family permease, which translates into the protein MTTAWNSGDTLLLIAVAVALGAIVLLIAWGRIAAFLAIMLGAGVFAAITGLPIERLTPAFEHGAGGVLGDIGVVIALGAMLGGLLTAGGAADRIVDGVLRHATARSLPWLLALVAMLIGLPLFFEVGLVIMIPIIFAMAQKTKLPVMQVAIPALAGMTTLHALVPPHPGPLIGIAQLHADLGLTLGFGLLVALPAVALAGPLYSHVIVRIPSMREAGQAATQRKEEQHGESWVTPGSRPSFTLSLVVLLLPVALMLCRTVAQVALAPGAARTLLEAVGAPIVALATSVVFAAIALGWARGTTRTEVGKVMSAALPPIAILLLTIGAGGGFKQVLVEAGITGTLGKIAQDTGMPLVLLAWLIAVCLRQATGSATVATTAVAGLMAPLVGGFGLTPAQTSLLVLAIGSGSVFFCHVNDAGFWMIREFFGLRLGQTVWAWSVLQTIVSVTGLVLTALLWGPAGWMG